A window of Plodia interpunctella isolate USDA-ARS_2022_Savannah chromosome 3, ilPloInte3.2, whole genome shotgun sequence genomic DNA:
TTTTGTGTTGgtaaatatcacaaaatacttgttttttatttagtttttttttgttttactaatttcatattataaccCATTTAATCGTGCCCagtgctggggcactggccatGCCTATGGATGAATAAGGAGTATGGTATAGatttcgctcctgtgggaattttgggacaAATAGTATCCATCCCTCCAGTAAATTTTACATGAAAGAGTAAGAAagatacacacatacatcctcacaaactttcgcatttataatattagtaatataacaaGTATATAACAACTAGGTAAATAACAATGGCGGACATATCCCATAAAGTTTTACACGTAGGATTTTTCCAGTGTATGTATTAACATTGTTCTCATTTGTTACAGATGGTGCTAACCTCGATGCACAAGTACCGTCCCCGCGTGTTGGTTGTGCGGGCTCGGGACGCCGCAGCCCTGGCGTGGGGCGCTCCGCATGCAGCCTTCTCATTCCCGGAGACCGAGTTCATTGCTGTCACTGCCTATCAGGTATGTAtttgcttttgtttatttgtatgatGTTATTACAATTGCTCagcttatagttttattaaaacttaagGACTGATAAGTAGATTATTAGGAAGgattatactcgtatttttGGGGTAggttataggtatttaatttaaaaaagttttttaacaaTGAGGCTACGATTGCATGGCGTGTTAATAGGGtcatttaagatttttttaatatttaaatatatatttaataaatcatttctttgaaaaatacTGAGATGAGAGGATAAGTAGCCGGTAATGATCCCTTAGAGCTATCCTATAAATTGTGTTGttagaaatatatacatcTATTTACTAACAAAATGGTTACAACGTGAATTTCGTAGTGAGTGAGTTTACTAGCAGTACGCTGCAAAAGTCCAAATAGccacttttaatttttgaagaagAAGTTgttgtatgtacataattttgtcAGATGGGTCAAAAGATTAActgtattttagttattaaaacataaaacctTCAAACGAAATTGATTTCTGGGATTCCCTAATCTGGAATTATTGCAAACAATTCGTCAagaattttttatatcaagCACATTCTACAAAGATATTAGATGCTACGAGAGCGCTACGATATTCCcgtcatttttattatctcaattaaattgttttaaaagctattttttaaatcatttatgtatatttactatCTATAACGAAGATCCGTATTTGCACGAATATAAATTGTACGAAGATTTATATACAGcaggttaatatttttttaaatattcgaaTAATTTAGCTGATCTCCATAAGGTCGCTCTTATCAAACGGTGATTCCGATAGATACTATCACACCACGTTCCCAGAAACCGTACGAAGTTTCCAAGAACATTCGGTGATTTCGCACTTACGTacgctgattttttttcgccCACACCAGGCGCCAAAGCTTTTACGAACATGCGGCATTTTGGGAGCCATAGACTTAAAAAAACTTCAGCCGGCGACTCAAGTGGTCATTGTAATTGTAAGACTGTTACGAAAACAAAGGCTAATTTGGACGTTTGTTTGAGACGTTTTAACTACAAAACCTTTATTGTTCGTCTTAAGCTCGGTAGTGCGAGAAACCGTAATTTAAAACAACGGTTAATTTCCCACCGTTTTGTATAGTAATGATAACAGAATGAGTAATACTCCTTGGAAATAGCGCTTCAGCTATTTATCTTCAATATAGGTAATCTTTGACAGTTACTTTTCTTGTAAGTATTGTTATCTTACATATCAAggacttttaataaaagagaaCGAAAATTCCGCAGAAACTATTCTTAGATTTAGTCTCACCACACCACGAgagatttaaatataaaacgcACATTGTaactcaaattaataattattattaattagagATTCACTGTAATGGACACCAGTattgtttgaatttgaagtaTTTATATCGTATGGGAAATAGTATAATGTGTAGcgtttaaatattaatctacTTATTAGCACAACAGCCTTACAGACTCCCCGCTGTTTGTTTTCCAACATGAAAACTAAACGTCATTGTCGGGCAGCGCAGCGTGCTGATTTCTTGCATAATGCAGCCCTGGATAATTAGGTCGGGTCCCTTTGCAGCGGCGGCCTTCACGTTGACTGCAGCGAGGCGCGAACTCTCCATTTACCGTCACAAGCGGCAACTTTGTAGGATTATCCTACGATTGTCCAACTAACGGGACCAGCCACCGGACAATGCCCAGCGGCGTATCATTGCGCATTATCCCCACCGATACCCGACAAACTTATTGTTATGAATTACCAACGAATTAGAAAATCTCTTTCGGCGACGCCGGCTCGCCATCTGAAAGCGTAACTAGGTGGCACGCTACTTCAATTATTACTGTACAATGCGTGCACGCACAAAGGACGAGCcaaatattcaattataacGAGCGTCATCTATTATCACGCGACTGTTTGTCAATCTCCAGTTCTCCACCCAATGTTTAttctgataaataaaacaaatttacgcAGACCCTAATTACAcatgaatgtaaaaaaaactggcGACAGTCGCCAATATGTGAAATAGTCACGCAAAAAGTAAAAGCGACGGCGAGTTTTTGGCGTGACGTCACAGGCGACAGGGCGGACCGGGGGCGGCGCCCGGCGCTCTCGAGCACCCCGTGTGCTAACCACCCGACTTAAAAACTGCACTCCAGCGGTCTAATAACAGGCTTTTAGCACTCCTCGCTATCTTAGCCGGCTGGTGGTTATCTGGTGCAATGGCGCACGGCAGCCGCCGGCGCCGCCTTATCACGCCGTGTAAACAATCTTTTACAAGTGACTCCGCGTATCGCGACGGGACTATTTGCGGTCAGGATTTTTGCCAGATAACCGTCGGGACTCCAAAAATGTGCCATACGGTTAATAAAAGGGTCGAAAGTAGAAAAAAGTTTAGCGCCGTTTCCAATTATTGTTTGAAAGGCTGTGTCATTTACGCAAGCTACAAGTGTTTGTAGTATTATGTTTCTTGTCACGGTATGTGGTGTTGGCAATGAAGCGGCGTCAGGCGCCGCTGGTGAGCTCTGCGCAGGCGCCGCGGCGGGCGACGGCGACACGCTCGCATGTCATGCTAATTGGCCTGTCGCCAAGCCACGCCACGGCACATGTGCGACAATTATCCCTTACAAGCTATTAGCGACATGGGGGTCGCTTGCGGAAACGGATGTTTAAATTGCATTCTCGGAGATAACGAAATATCCGAAGGAAGCTATACTATACGCCCAAGATTTTACATGTTGGATAACATCTCCACTTTTTGTcccataaaatttattgggGGTAACACTATATCGGATATACGAACTCTGATTTACTTTCATCGTGGAAAATAACCGTATGATTTTGTTTGTCAACAGAACGATCGTATCACGAAGCTGAAGATCGACAACAATCCGTTCGCGAAGGGTTTCCGCGCGTGCGGCCAGTCCAAGTGCAAGCGGAAGAGTGTGGACACCGCAGCCGACAGCGAACCGGCCGAGTCCAGCGAACCCAAGCGGCCTTGCTCCGACGCCGCGTCGTCATGCTCTGAAGAAGGCAGCCTCAGATCGTCTTCACCGAGATCACCGCCTTTAGTAGAATCCCCTGCGCCATTAGTAGCTCCACCAGAAAATATTACGCCTCCTCCAGCTCCGATGTACCCTCCTGAGCTGCAATATTTAAGCCCTCTTCACATGCCCATGCCTTTAGGTCTCTGGCCAAGCGCAGGCATGCCCGCAGGCTTCGCGTGGGGCCCTCACCTGCCCCCTCCTCCGCCTCGAGCGCCCTCACCACCCCCCGCAGCCCCCGCCCCATGTCGTCGGATCAAGAGCTTCACCATCAGTGCCCTTCTTGGTGAAGGCTGATTTCAGCagaattattacattattttgattatttgtattgtgatGCTATTCTTTAATtgactattatattattcttgaTATGAATTAGAGTTATACCTATAGCATCATATACTAGAATTATGATTTTGGTAAGAAGGTCGATGTGGAAATGAGACTGAAAAGTCTGAAAAGGGTGTCGATGTAAACCTTTGGGCCGAATCAGCAATAACTtcttatattgtaaatagaactatttaaaatgcaaaatacttatatacttgTGGTTTAGCTATCAGGACCACGGACCTACCTcgtagaatatataaatttgttttattttagttaatgtATGTGATAGCAGTGCCTTAACAGTTGAATCGATACTATTTATAGgcgttattttatataacttattgTAAGTAGGTGGTATATGATATAGGTATGCatggaaataaaatgtgtCACGGTAGCCTACACTCTGTTTTTCCTTACAAGTCCTAACATGTAACAAATGTCACAGTCCTTATTATACAAagaattttcttgaaaaaaaaatccaggTTGCACTCCGTGAGctccggcagaagtgaaaacaagaatattaacgttgtgcatttttgacatcttacgaattttcgatcacgGTCACgcgtcctgacgcgagtttaacatttttttaacccatcacaaaaagtgcacaacgccgctgaagaagttttcacttcaaaaatacaattcaaaGCATCAAAGCTATATATTCTAAAGTAACAAATTCaaactcaaaataaatttagtatcATAGTATAcaaatgatattaataaagtcTAAAATCACAAAGACATAGTaagattttttacataataaggcATGGGCGTAAAAAATAAGGTTTATAAGAATAGACGGCGTGAAGGTtacctaattaataaactttaccTGGTATTTCATGAACGGAAACAGGAAACCAgactaaaagtaaatattttcgtgCTGTATTATAAGAATTTTCATCTTCTGTCtatcaaaaaaaatacgactaaatatatataataggcataataaatatatatatttgtaatatagcCATTATATgtagtaagtaatattattttatagagtTATTGTATACTCTGCAAGATTATGTTgtacatacaaaatgtaaatatagcgaatgacaataaaatgtttatgtaatgtaatgttttatacgtgaaataaatattataaaatatacttattctttaatttaaattatgtatatctaGCCATGGTATTCATAAATTGCGCATTAAGACAATAGTAATCccacttaaaattattaatatgaagaatacaattacaaaaattaaagaatttaatgatcgattttttaacaatttatacacttaactaaataataaacaatgatTTAGTTAGAACTTTGCAGAAAGTTGTTTGCGcccatctatactattataataaagaggtacaagcgtttgtgagtttgtatgtttgaggcgggtaatctccgaaactaccaaaccgatttcaaaaattctttcactattagaaagtttgattatccaagattgctatatttatatagtctCCAGTAATTTTACGACAGTTACCCCTTTCACGGACACAGCGAGACATGAAAGACTAATTACAATACAACGTCTGTAGAAGTTGAATGTCCTGAATAAGCATATATAAACTAACATAGGCAAGGTACCTACGGAtcatacctacattttttataatgaatattttcaagAACGTAAGTACCTAATCATAGACTACACCAAAATTGATATGCAAACTGAATATCTAGGCGCTGACGCGCTGTTCATTTTCCTTATAAAGTGGAAAGCGATACGATTACCCAAAAAAACTTGTGCTACAGGTACACAGAActgaatgaatattatattattgctacatttttccaggatgattTCCTTTCACGGGTTTTGAAGGGGTTTTTGGAATGGGTTTGCTTTCGAAAGCCGTTCGGTGCTGTAACCCGTTCAATTTGCTTTGGTAAGCGCTATATCAACGACTACAAAACCCTTTCTTTGAGGTAAGTCATACGAAGGGGTTACCCGTTCATATAGCAGGCTAATTTATGCTTTAAGCTCAGGCCATACGgtcttaatttgaatatattggAATGcacaataaatacctactaagcACGTGCGGTACAGCGGTGCGTTATTATTTACACGATTCAATGTGTCGTTTCGTGTCTTTTAGGCTCTTCACACACGGAGCTACGCAAATTTGCACAGGAGCAGGGTGTGATGAAAACTATACCCCTCTTATACCCCTCTCCCCCCGCAGGCATTTAAGGGGAAAGCCAAACAGGGTAAGCGCTATAACGAACGGGTTACCCCTTCGAAAGAGTTAGCCATATCATATGGGAAATCCATTGAAAGGGTTAGCCTCACCATATGGGATAGTCATTGGATTGGGTTAGCCATTGAACAGGTTACACAAGAATATGGGAAAGCTTTTCAAAGGATTAAGCAAACGAACGGCTTGTCCGGTCCctgcatttttatatttaggtacaaAAACCACCACAAATATAGATACTTACAAAAGAAGTTAATACaacataaattcataaaatttacaacaattaaTCCAAGTACTTACTTCGTTTGAACTCCGAACTCCGTAAGGAATGCAAACCAACCCCTGACACAATCGTGTATTTTTTACCAGACacgaaattacaaaattcgTATCTtatcgtaaatattttttttagaatggAGGTGGGACATTCGGTCTCACCTGATGCATGAAATTTTTTCGAAATATCAAAGGTAAATGATTATAAAAGAAACGTAAGGCCattaagaattattattaaaatgttaaatttaaaacgcGCTTTCGGCATTAGGTTTCCAATTGTCTTTgctagcgccatctagcggcaacATTCAGAACTGTTGTGATCACAAAGCAAGCAAGCCGAAACACTACTACCGCATATCGCCGAACttagacacatgccgacgcgaatgcataaacattgcatagtttgttgagtgcttttatttaccgcatgTAAAACCAGCAATAGTTCGGCCGCTATAGTGTGACATTGGCtaaacagataaaatatatttaaaaagatttgtCTATGTACCTAGTTATTAGACCTAATTAACTGACTTAAatacgtcaaaaaaaattcgTTCGAGGGTCCTCTGGCTATATAGATTGTTGCTAATAAGGCATAATAAAAAGACAAACCTACAatgatacatacatataattcataataaaataacgaagTGAGGAATTACTTAACTAcacatttattacataaagtaTTTGATAGCATTCCCGTGGTTCTATGCAGTAACAAGGTTTTGGAGCTCGGCACTCAACTCACCAGCATCAATGTCGAGCTTAGCATTGGATGACGGAGCAGGAGCACTTGATTCTCTGTTACAGGCCTTTTTATGAACAAACCAGTGCAATCTCTGGCACTCTCTATCACAGTACTGCACAGATTTGCACTTGGAACATTTCTTTGCAGGTTTCTCTTCCCCACAAGTGCTGCAGTATGGAATGGCATCAACAAATCCTCTCTGACCATTGATAGTACAGTTTATCACCGACAATGCTGGCGGGGGGTCTTTACTTGTCAAAGAGGAAACCATCTGATGGAATGTAGTGCATTCTCTGTAAGGGAACTCCCTCACACAATCTTTCAGAAATGAATCCATTAAATCTAAGGACACGCCATCCTTTCCGGgtttcaaaagtttttttgaaaatatttccacAACATCATATTTCTTTTCCTCTTTATCAGTGTTTGGCTTTTGTTTGTCCCTAATATTGTGTATTTCTCTAAGGATGTAGGAAAGGTAGTGGTATTTGAATGCCATCACTTCATTGGTGTCATTGCCGCGTGTCATCTCCCGTTTGCACAGCATCTCTAATACTTGGCTCACCTTATCAGCATTGTCTAGCAGGGCAGGGGTGATTTGTAGATTGAGAGCTAGCCTCACAGGATGAATGTTGACTCCTAATACAAACTTGTGCAGGGGGTCAACTAGAATTGGAGATATATGGGGCTCAGTTTGTTGACCTTGGGGCACAGAATAATAAGCAATTTCACTACGAGGAATGAAGTTATTGATGGTCACCACAGTGTGATGGTTGCCTACAAACGCAGCCATTTGGGATGCAGTGCGGCCTACTGAATTAGTTGTAGTGGGCTTTGCTCCGGCTTCCAATAGCAGTTTGCAAACTTCTGAGCTCCCAGACAGGGCTCCAAAATGTAAAGCTGTGTAGTTGTATTCATGCTTCCCAGAATTGACATCAGCACCCTGAAATTTGAAACAGATACAATCAATAAAGATGAATGTTTTCATTgataatgaaaacattttctaATTCATCTTTATTCAGGcatttaagtattatatcaggtatttaaataagtatatgaaAGAGAGTATTCGAGACTTCTTCAAAATGAGGATAATGTAGACACAAACTGAAACTGCAGATTCTTCACTTGCAACACAATAtgtaaacaacaaataaataactacaatAAGCAATTACGTGGTACCCACTTACGAATGTCACTTAGCAATAACACTTACCCTATCAAGTAACAATTGAACCATATCCTTGTTACCCTTATAAGCGGCGTGCTGGAGCGCAGTCATACCATTTTCGTCGAAGAAATCGACGTTACCCTTATGTTGCGCTAAGATGTTTTTGAATTCTGCCAAATCATTTTGGGCAATCGcatcaaatattgttttatccGCGACgacattttcttcttttttcgaCTCCATTATCGATTTTACTAAATCTTTAGGCACTCGAACGAAATCAAAAAGCGCAAACAACCTCTAATTCAGCTGTCAGATAGCTGTCAAAATGACAATGACATGTTGAGTAAAGTATGTTCGTATCACagacaatttgttttttttttcagtttatggGTTCTGCCTACGAATAAATAGACACtgtttattatgaataaaaaatgatatatatgCGATTGTAGATGTAAAGAATATACctagtatatttttaggtattCTATTCTCTATTTTGGTTTAGCCATGGTTTTGGCAAACGtcattttctcaaaaaatatatattaaaaaaatactacttaaATAAACGAACAAATACACTTTTGCGAATGTAATAGGATTATTTGTTTCTCAACGTGGTCCAAAACATTGCATTTTTTCCTAGTAAATACCTTACTAATTTACAgaacataatgaaataaaagtaatgatATTAGTTCGAAGGTCTCTGTAATCCGTCActgttattttcatttatgattgactaactgcgccccggagcttcgctcccatgggaattttggaataaagaGTAACCTATGTGTATGCTTACACATACATGCTACCTACTctttattccgaaattatcATTTCATTCCCAACTTTATCATGAACACTTGATAGATACCTATGACCAATGTAATAATGAGCCAACTTCCCATaacgtacctacctaaataggtacttactctTAGAAACTTGACTCTGTAATTCTCATAAAAATGGTTCTATTAGCTCTAATCAATCCTGTGGCCCTATATTCAGTTGGTCTGGTCCAATCAGGTTTTTCTTAGGTAGgacaaaatttttgaaagataacaaataaaagtcCAATTTATAGTAcgtttatacaaatttattctaataataataaatcagtaGTCATCATGGCTGGTATGACGACTGATCGTAGGTATAACATCAACGGATATATGATGACATCACAACTAACATCAAAAGAGAAACAGTATTATCAGACATTAATTCCTACACTATAGCTACTAACATTGTTGATAACATGATTTAGTATAATTCTATAGAGATATCGAATCAAATACATTGacaagttaatatatatatatgtagcaTAAGTTGAAAGATCTAATCCTACACTAGGTACACTGAGATTTCAAAATTCAGTGTGGCGTGTGTGGAGTCAATACTGACTATTATCATGGAAGAACCATTGATACTTATTCTTCTTTTGTTCTTcgtttcaaaatatatgatatcaattaaaaattaaaattaaaaaaaaaatactttggtACCATTCATCAGTCCGCATTGCCCAAAACGAAGTGACGAATagtagattaaataaaaaatctaaacacaatagaatacaatttttaacgtACTTAAATGGAAAACGAATAAAATAGGAGCACCCTACGATAAAAGCACAACATTGAGagttaaattgattaaatattttgattaaaattctctacataaatatttacgatttaataagtaaaaccATGTGGGTACATGAACTTTTTTTAACatcaactttaaatattattattatctatggtTTCTATTATCTACACAGCATTCATTTTTTCTTATGTctagttaataaattttcaaatttattttgattatgaaTAATGTGATTAAGTAGATATAGATTggtaatatgtaggtactaatCTACTAAAATGCCGTTTTACGTTTTTTGTAAGCAAGTTATGTTCATGTATTTGtctttataatactttttatatgaataagtaatatttcagTAATAGACTGGTATAACTAGTATTACTCTACCGTTGGTACtcatattctaatttatttattctacaagtgaatatgtacttacattgcgtatagataattttcctaagtatatttaatgCCACGATACACGTTTCGGAGCTTTAATGTACATTTTCCTAATCTACAAAGACTTCTTGACTACAAGCCTAGACCAGATAAAAATCACCtatatcaaaaaatcttttgaacATGTACGGCCAAAAGACGTGCGGAAAACAGAAATGGCGTCTGACACCAGGGAgacgttattttaaattaataaattgttccAGCTTCAACCTTAGTGCGCAGTGTGCTTTGTTTCTAATTCTAAAAACTAACTCTAAAACATCGACGGTTTGCTGAATTTTATTCGTATTCTTACAgacttaaaatatttgcaaattaattacagaaaatattcattaaatttaaaattgtaaattacttATACCTACTCGTATTAATCATATTTCCAAGctgttttattgttgtcaaattgaaatatttagatatttatttacatctaaACCCCAAATCACGAGCtctctttttttgtttatatttttgtaagcacagtttaatattcataataagtatatctataaataatatacaatcaTAGACCTTAACTACTACTTACGTTCTTTCTTaacttaaattcaaataaactaCATACCTTCAAGCGACGGACAACTTTTCTTAATCAATAAACTGTCAAGAAATCCCAAACATTAAATGTACATTTTCTACACATAAAAAtactcaaaataatatattaaattagaaaagtCATGGGTAAAAGGTGTCTGAAGATATAATGTTAAATCTTGCTCAGCAATAACAACCCTTCTCATCCAATTATTACCCACATGttacgatatttttaatataatacgattttcattacatacaataaaaatattataagataaTATATTCTTTACCAAAAAGAGCGGGAATATAAGAAGCAGACTTTGGGAGTACAATACTAAATTACAtctcaaaatatatacacCGTTTCTTAGTCAAAAAGAAAATCGGACAATGCcccaaaataaatacttaggtaccAAAGCGTAAAAACCTTCGTATGAGCAGGATAGTCGCGAAAATAAAATCGTCGGTCATTGTTCGATTTTCCGTTAACCGAAGAAACAGAGTTAGACGTAGTACACGTCAAAGGAAAGCTGAGCTCAGACGAGTGCGGGGAACGTAGCTAAGGGAGGGGGAGCGGCGGGGGTGGACAGAGGGGGGGTTGTAGCCGGGGGTTGCGGGGTAGTGGGGGTGTGGACAGTAGAAGCCAGTCGAACTCCGCCACTTTCTGAGACTACCAATCCATTGTGAACTGCTCCGATGCTTTCTGTGTCCGCGTACGGTGTCGTTAGGATGCGCAGACGCTGAAAACGAATTTAAATAAGATATCTCTAagacatatataaaaatgtgaaatagtTGTCATGTACCTACGAGCGAGACCAAATCATGTGTGAGTGTGAAggccatttattttttcaaaacacataaaaatatatcgttaTCGTTACTGACCTCTCCAAAACTGCCTTTGGTCGTCAAGATCTTATAAATGGCCACAGTTGGAATGCACATGACGCTCGACCCAGCTATGGCCCAACCCAGCGCGTTGGCCCAACCCGGGTACACGTAGCTCTCGTACTGCAGAGGTTCATAATCCAGGAGACCGTAAGCAATGATGAAGAGGAGGAAGGCTGGAGCAGCGAACCGCCAGCAGACTCGCCAGTAAACGCCAGGTCGGAAGCCGATCATGTCGCGGATATCTTCGCAAAATCTCTCTGTGCCTGTAATTTGGAGAAAAAAAGCATCTAAGTTATTTGATGATGTCCAGTTGTGCCTTGAACTATGGGTATAGGTAGCTAAGTATGCTAAAATGTGCtaattattgaaataggtactaaccttaaaaaattaacatgatTAATCATTTGACCACACAAAAACATACGATAATCGCGGCGAACTAAAACTATGTTTTTTAAGTTACCACCAGAAACGCCTAGTATTAAAAGAGTAGTTTAAGACACAATTTAACTACCGATAACATATTTTCCATTGGAATCTCGTAGGTTGATTGGTTAAACTGTCTTACCATAGATCCATGAAACAGCAATAGCCTCAAAGAACACAGCGACCAGTATGGAGTACCCCGCAGCATACCGGTCCAGCAGTTGGAAGAAGTAGAACCCTCCCTTGGTACACGACGTGAGCCCCACAATGAAGTATAACGTGAAGAGACAAGCGACGAAGATCTCCCGGTGATGCCCAATCAGGGGGAACTCGTCGCTCAGAGCTGTTATTATTGCTTCCGAACCGCCAAACTGAAAAGGAAAACGTGATTAGTGAAGAGTTGTTGAACCATCACAAATGTCATAGAGAAACGCTAGATCCAGACCGTTAGCATTagtgaatataattaaagaatGGACATACTTCTATATACTCAATGTCAGGTAACTATCAGCCTGAAAGATCAGCACCTATAGAACGAACATTGTTATAACGAGTTGAGTGTTAGATGTGACTCTGCCATCTGTTTAAAGAACAGGCTCATTCGCCGTAAACATTCGCAACAATAGCCGCTGCATCACAAAATCTGGCTCCTTAGTGCCTGGATCATAAGATTATATACTCACAAAGCTATCCAAGAACCAGCTTCATAAGATAAACACGCAGAAGGTGGAACCAAGCATAGTCGCAATAGCTGATACATCAAAAAAAAGCTTCCTCAATTGCCACATAAAATTCCATACTTACAGAACTGTCCAAGCCTAAAGTTAGTAGCATCATAAAGAAGATCAACGCCCAGAAGGTGGAACCAGGCATGGTCGCGATAGCCGCGGGGTACACCACAAAGACAAGCCCTGGCCCCTCAGTGGCGACGTCCTGCACTTCGCGGCCTGACGCCTGCGCCATGTAGCCCAGAACGCTGAAGATGACGAAACCAGCCACGAAAGAGGTCGCCGAATTTATCACGCTGGTTAGGATCGCGTCCCTGGaagagaaaaacaaaacagtttGCATAAACTGGAGACATCTCATCTGACTGGTGTCGTGGTGTGACTGACAGAGAATGCCATGGTATCAATTCCagctgaaaaatatatgttttaaatgttatgtaaCGAAAATAGACATACTTATACACATTATTGTGGTATTTGTTGTACGATGCGTAAGCCAAAAGCACACCGAATCCAGGTCCAAGGGAGAAGAAGACTTGAGTTGCCGCGTCCACCCACACCTATGAACAATTTggtattttacataatt
This region includes:
- the DAT gene encoding sodium-dependent dopamine transporter, which translates into the protein MALKTPTPGAGQRETWGKKVDFLLSVIGFAVDLANVWRFPYLCYKNGGGAFLVPYCIMLVVGGIPLFYMELALGQFHRKGAITCWGRLVPLFKGIGYAVVLIAFYVDFYYNVIIAWALRFFFASFTTMLPWTNCNNEWNTPACRPFEVISEAALNKTSQRNSSLLPAETTPFTSAASEYFNRAILELQGSEGLHDLGAIKWDMALCLLAVYIICYFSLWKGISTSGKVVWFTALFPYAVLLILLVRGITLPGSANGIKYYLSPNFEAITQPQVWVDAATQVFFSLGPGFGVLLAYASYNKYHNNVYKDAILTSVINSATSFVAGFVIFSVLGYMAQASGREVQDVATEGPGLVFVVYPAAIATMPGSTFWALIFFMMLLTLGLDSSFGGSEAIITALSDEFPLIGHHREIFVACLFTLYFIVGLTSCTKGGFYFFQLLDRYAAGYSILVAVFFEAIAVSWIYGTERFCEDIRDMIGFRPGVYWRVCWRFAAPAFLLFIIAYGLLDYEPLQYESYVYPGWANALGWAIAGSSVMCIPTVAIYKILTTKGSFGERLRILTTPYADTESIGAVHNGLVVSESGGVRLASTVHTPTTPQPPATTPPLSTPAAPPPLATFPALV
- the LOC128683695 gene encoding ankyrin repeat and MYND domain-containing protein 2; this translates as MESKKEENVVADKTIFDAIAQNDLAEFKNILAQHKGNVDFFDENGMTALQHAAYKGNKDMVQLLLDRGADVNSGKHEYNYTALHFGALSGSSEVCKLLLEAGAKPTTTNSVGRTASQMAAFVGNHHTVVTINNFIPRSEIAYYSVPQGQQTEPHISPILVDPLHKFVLGVNIHPVRLALNLQITPALLDNADKVSQVLEMLCKREMTRGNDTNEVMAFKYHYLSYILREIHNIRDKQKPNTDKEEKKYDVVEIFSKKLLKPGKDGVSLDLMDSFLKDCVREFPYRECTTFHQMVSSLTSKDPPPALSVINCTINGQRGFVDAIPYCSTCGEEKPAKKCSKCKSVQYCDRECQRLHWFVHKKACNRESSAPAPSSNAKLDIDAGELSAELQNLVTA
- the Doc1 gene encoding T-box transcription factor mls-1 produces the protein MMMDQAHFGEYLLRQQMLHAASLSGLQHRVGADAEPPACEARLLNGDLWRRFHDIGTEMIITKGGRRMFPSLRVSLAGLDPREEYCVLLELSLVGRRRWRWAGGQWAAAGGAEPQSPRRLMLHPDSPAPGHHWTANPVSFSKLKLTNNTMDAQGHMVLTSMHKYRPRVLVVRARDAAALAWGAPHAAFSFPETEFIAVTAYQNDRITKLKIDNNPFAKGFRACGQSKCKRKSVDTAADSEPAESSEPKRPCSDAASSCSEEGSLRSSSPRSPPLVESPAPLVAPPENITPPPAPMYPPELQYLSPLHMPMPLGLWPSAGMPAGFAWGPHLPPPPPRAPSPPPAAPAPCRRIKSFTISALLGEG